A genomic region of Maniola hyperantus chromosome 5, iAphHyp1.2, whole genome shotgun sequence contains the following coding sequences:
- the sle gene encoding uro-adherence factor A isoform X1 has protein sequence MDEDAGVRAPVTRLRRRLSVEQTEESKSPAVNTPTTKRGGRRTAKPELELIEENIPDNTTKTRTTKKTAAKDVAVPEEKPVTPARRSTRVKSNTSIISETALAVDSPRARRASRRASLAGSDSEAPLTPIRQTRRTRKDSASSVEKEPQLPPKQGIQITDVIIEEPEVNLIKLTPESEIATDQSSSPNSTRRSLRFLEKKNTSPKITVKTVEESSNDIPVPETTATTPIKNFSIILEPTSLSSQDTAPEPINKTDAPGAQQNKIQQNRLSIAIAKFTKELNTEAINKSNCNKSWSDADNKQSTIKRQRTRSWTTLSASNDSQFYSDNESAKNKIKNSITSTSLLLNKSGSGDGSLNASLNQSISKTLNSKRKKKDSMNFIVENINEPSDKITIDNIEKESENQTLSLGQNDTKNHNTITSELLEKGPSGDIKAMSYIEDSDSNSEKINTNTRHEHEDQCVPEVEHTGEISPLKVNSFTSDLDKNEQNIFNNNELIQRTDSEPMDCEPMDIDETMPENIIIPEMQTAELNTTGRESTSVHLSNLSNEEIVNKSERKSSSTQNLDKSEIETKSTLILSQIKDTSTGDINNAVKSPQVINNKLLSKSVDDLNITQENEIKKNLSLHCSTSTPLQDKNIKKFKETHVNISITSTQNKESKNTNKEIPNISKDQYKSISKTEESESSEDENLREPIYTGNGKNKGKGKKSSKIQTSIIQSETAPTSSKEKIETDENTLNEYRSNVNDEDVLTHQQRNESELEDVSLDKKSNTPMPKIKDSKKNESSSEESEEEIESDDDATEKSNLIDYEALDAGYDYESGDSQDESERRYQKEHEVLDKGETLTTDEEFSDDSDYEKDSFIVSSNEDDDELLDGSDDDLSMSDKELKMTAKSKKKYNERKSKEQKEASKEMFESRHKLNSSNKSTNSETNKTKKNRRQQISSSESEEDIKPRKNRLRLNSTKEASLLADKSEHKISIRKSKQLPDSDSSSAESIPIEREMTICNETIQESDPLLAQIKTEPKTPLRSVNSTIAFIDSEEVDNGQINKNESTKTQSEFLDPLQATMVADYDDDSISSVDEDIIQNYDSILKDLNKNSKVQPKVCDFSLNLDNKNKKKKEKPAIIDELNLTRVKSEKPKNKQNKEPSVNEILPQKDDDEDSSDSIDLHLLFSEDSNDSDASSLQNKLKAASTDSEEIIPLKRTEAKTDIRESKDNEDVSFFIDTVGSHTDSLNKPNNLCLKEDRNQSTENINFAMDKLVNKSRSKITTKESFEDDAPLEISYQKEKSSKRKSMAQDNIDIVMDQTDVCDQSTNKSLVKTPTSGKKKKRQSEPHLEEHHENVANQSLTISKMKSLDSQKKMTDIKALADNQEVPIKSGTNDKIKRKKSANHSAADKTASIQDIQEVPIKLDTDEKKRRKKSASNPSAADKTESIPVEIPQNIETSSKKRKRNSSLNTTKEETLPTDVDTAKALNKSIVGIKKKKRKIVTQDDILTVADTELIAEKLDESCNKKQDKKSASNLQNSSTKIDETNKRRNKKRKEREDDETSSTKVLKVNIFDKVPRLPPTLLEKLEDVPHKEVPSKKSKVISTTQFHVQETQKRKNKPSNYLEESVCLNESRENRRNKKKRLETPKVLPFVPTASTSCTGFTSNFKINVLPSDITFGVQSNTINSFRGNYLHAPKIKKLGTYDLYRKQRNMKLSKF, from the exons AAAAAGACAGCTGCAAAAGATGTAGCAGTACCTGAAGAGAAGCCAGTGACTCCAGCAAGACGTAGTACAAGAGTCAAATCTAACACCAGCATCATATCTGAGACTGCTCTTGCAGTTGATTCACCCAGAGCCAGAAGAGCTTCACGAAGAGCATCATTAGCTG GCAGTGATAGTGAAGCGCCCTTAACACCTATCAGACAAACCCGCAGAACTAGAAAAGATTCAGCATCCAGTGTTGAAAAAG AACCTCAACTTCCTCCTAAACAAGGAATACAAATAACAGACGTTATTATTGAAGAACCtgaagttaatttaataaaattgacgCCTGAGTCTGAAATAGCAACTGACCAAAGTAGTTCACCCAACAGTACTCGCAGAAGTCTTCGCTTTTTGGAGAAAAAAAACACTTCTCCCAAGATAACAGTTAAAACAGTTGAAGAATCCAGTAATGATATACCAGTTCCAGAAACTACAGCAACCACACCTATTAAAAATTTTAGTATTATACTAGAGCCTACAAGCCTGTCTTCACAAGATACTGCACCTGaaccaataaataaaactgaTGCTCCTGGTGctcaacaaaataaaattcaacaaaatagaCTTTCAATAGCCATTGCTAAATTTACTAAGGAACTAAATACAGAAGCCATAAACAAGTCAAATTGCAATAAAAGTTGGTCAGATGCAGATAATAAACAAAGTACAATAAAAAGACAGCGAACCAGATCATGGACAACTCTATCTGCCTCAAATGACAGTCAATTTTACAGTGATAATGAAAGcgctaaaaataaaatcaaaaatagtATTACATCAACTTCGCTGCTTCTAAACAAATCTGGATCAGGAGATGGTTCATTAAATGCAAGTTTAAACCAGAGTATATCAAAAACATTAAATtcgaaaagaaaaaagaaagacaGCATGAACTTTATAGTTGAAAACATAAATGAGCCTTCAGACAAAATAACTATTGACAATATTGAAAAGGAATCGGAAAATCAAACGCTATCACTTGGTCAAAATGACACAAAAAATCATAATACAATAACAAGTGAACTCCTAGAAAAAGGGCCAAGCGGGGATATAAAAGCTATGAGTTATATCGAAGATTCTGATTCAAATTCTGAAaagataaatacaaatacaagaCATGAACATGAGGACCAATGTGTTCCTGAAGTAGAGCACACTGGTGAAATATCTCCATTAAAAGTAAACTCATTCACATCAGATTTAGataaaaatgaacaaaatatCTTTAACAATAACGAGCTAATTCAAAGAACAGATAGTGAACCAATGGATTGTGAACCAATGGATATTGATGAAACAATGCCcgaaaatataattatacctGAAATGCAAACCGCTGAACTGAATACAACTGGAAGAGAATCTACTAGTGTCCACCTTTCTAATTTATCCAATGAAGAAATAGTAAATAAATCTGAAAGAAAGTCTTCCTCTACTCAAAACTTGGATAAAAGTGAAATTGAAACAAAAAGTACTCTTATACTGTCACAAATAAAGGACACTTCTACAGGGGATATCAACAACGCAGTCAAGTCACCACAAGTCATAAATAACAAGCTCCTCTCGAAATCTGTGGATGATTTAAACATTACTCAAGAAAATGAAATCAAGAAAAATTTATCTCTGCATTGTTCGACAAGTACCCCTTTGCaagataaaaatatcaaaaagttTAAAGAAACCCATGTTAACATTTCAATAACTTCCACTCAGAACAAGGAAagtaaaaatacaaacaaagaAATACCTAATATATCTAAGGATCAATATAAAAGTATCTCTAAAACGGAAGAGAGCGAGTCGTCAGAGGATGAAAATTTAAGAGAACCTATTTATACTGgaaatggtaaaaataaaggCAAAggcaaaaaatcatcaaaaataCAAACAAGTATTATTCAAAGTGAAACTGCCCCCACATcatcaaaagaaaaaattgaaaCTGATGAGAATACATTGAATGAATACCGTAGTAACGTAAATGACGAGGATGTACTGACACACCAACAGAGAAATGAAAGCGAATTAGAAGATGTATCGCTTGATAAAAAATCGAACACACCAATGCCTAAAATTAAAGATTCCAAGAAAAATGAATCAAGCTCGGAAGAATCAGAAGAGGAAATTGAATCAGATGATGACGCCACagaaaaaagtaatttaattgATTATGAAGCACTTGATGCGGGTTACGACTATGAATCTGGTGACAGTCAAGATGAAAGTGAACGACGGTATCAAAAAGAACATGAAGTTCTAGACAAAGGTGAAACATTAACAACAGACGAGGAATTCTCAGATGACTCGGATTATGAAAAAGATTCATTCATAGTGAGTTCGAATGAAGATGATGACGAATTATTAGACGGTTCAGATGATGATCTGTCTATGAGTGACAAAGAACTTAAAATGACCGCTAAGTCCAAGAAAAAATACAATGAACGAAAAAGTAAAGAACAAAAGGAAGCCTCCAAAGAGATGTTTGAGTCGCGGCATAAATTAAACTCTTCTAATAAGAGTACAAATTCAGAAACcaataaaactaaaaagaaCAGACGCCAACAAATAAGTTCTTCAGAGTCCGAGGAAGATATTAAACCAAGAAAAAATAGACTGAGACTAAACTCAACCAAAGAGGCTAGCTTACTTGCAGACAAAAGTGAGCACAAGATTTCAATAAGGAAAAGCAAACAGCTGCCTGATAGCGATAGCAGTAGTGCGGAAAGTATTCCAATAGAAAGAGAAATGACTATCTGTAATGAAACTATACAAGAAAGTGACCCATTACTTGCTCAGATAAAAACAGAGCCAAAGACACCTCTTAGAAGTGTCAACTCTACCATAGCGTTTATTGATTCTGAGGAAGTTGACAATGgccaaattaataaaaatgagtCAACAAAGACTCAATCTGAGTTTCTTGACCCATTACAGGCTACAATGGTTGCCGATTATGATGACGATTCCATCAGTAGTGTTGATGAAGACATAATACAGAATTATGACTCAATACTAAAAGATTTAAACAAAAACAGCAAGGTACAACCTAAAGTCTGTGACTTTTCATTAAACCTTGAcaataaaaacaagaaaaaaaaagagaagCCTGCTATAATTGACGAATTAAATTTAACTCGAGTGAAATCTGAGAAACCAAAAAATAAGCAGAATAAAGAACCTAGTGTAAACGAAATATTACCGCAAAAAGATGACGATGAAGACTCGTCGGATTCTATAGATCTACATTTATTGTTCTCTGAAGACAGCAATGATAGTGATGCATCCTCACTGCAAAATAAATTGAAGGCTGCCAGTACTGATTCAGAAGAAATTATACCATTGAAAAGAACAGAAGCAAAAACAGACATTCGTGAAAGTAAAG ACAATGAAGATGTAAGCTTTTTTATTGATACTGTGGGATCGCACACAGATTCATTGAATAAACCAAATAATCTTTGTCTAAAAGAGGATAGAAATCAATCTACTGAAAACATCA ACTTTGCAATGGACAAATTAGTAAATAAGTCACGTAGTAAAATAACAACCAAAGAAAGTTTCGAAGATGATGCGCCACTTGAGATTTCGTATCAAAAAGAAAAGAGTTCAAAGCGAAAATCCATGGCACAAGATAACATTGATATTGTGATGGATCAAACAG ATGTATGTGACCAATCTACAAACAAGTCATTGGTCAAAACTCCTACCAGTGGAAAGAAAAAGAAGCGACAGTCAGAACCGCATCTCGAAGAACATCATG aAAATGTGGCCAATCAATCGTTGACCATTTCAAAAATGAAGTCACTGGACAGCCAAAAGAAAATGACTGACATCAAGGCACTtgcag ATAATCAAGAGGTTCCAATTAAATCGGGTACCAACGATAAGATAAAACGCAAGAAATCTGCTAACCATAGTGCTGCAGACAAAACTGCCTCTATACaag ATATTCAAGAGGTTCCAATTAAATTGGATACAGACGAAAAGAAGAGACGCAAGAAATCTGCTTCTAACCCTAGTGCAGCAGACAAAACTGAATCTATTCCAG TGGAAATTCCTCAAAATATTGAAACAAGTTCTAAAAAACGCAAGAGGAATTCTTCTCTCAATACTACAAAAGAGGAAACTCTACCTACag ATGTGGACACTGCCAAAGCATTAAACAAGTCAATAGTtggtattaaaaagaaaaaacgcaAGATCGTAACCCAGGATGATATTCTAACAG TTGCGGATACAGAACTAATAGCAGAAAAACTCGATGAATCTTGCAACAAGAAACAAGACAAGAAATCAGCGAGCAATTTGCAAAACAGTTCTACTAAAATTG atGAAACAAATAAAAGGAGAAACAAAAAACGCAAAGAACGAGAAGACGACGAAACATCTTCTACaaag gtGCTGAAAGTAAATATCTTCGACAAAGTGCCTCGTCTACCACCCACCTTGTTGGAGAAATTAGAGGATGTGCCACACAAGGAAGTTCCTTCTAAGAAGTCTAAAGTGATATCTACAACACAATTCCATGTTCAAGAAACACAGAAGAGAAAGAATAAACCATCAAACTATCTAGAAGAAAGTGTTTGTCTCAACGAGTCACGTGAAAATAGAAGAAACAAAAAGAAACGTCTTGAAACCCCAAAAGTGCTACCATTTGTGCCCACCGCTTCAACCTCTTGCACTGGTTTTACGTCTAACTTCAAAATTAACGTATTACCCAGTGATATAACATTTGGAGTCCAATCCAACACAATAAATAGTTTCAGGGGCAATTATTTGCATGCTCCAAAAATAAAGAAGTTAGGCACATACGACTTGTACAGAAAGCAGAGAAATATGAAgttatcaaaattttaa
- the sle gene encoding uro-adherence factor A isoform X5, whose translation MDEDAGVRAPVTRLRRRLSVEQTEESKSPAVNTPTTKRGGRRTAKPELELIEENIPDNTTKTRTTKKTAAKDVAVPEEKPVTPARRSTRVKSNTSIISETALAVDSPRARRASRRASLAGSDSEAPLTPIRQTRRTRKDSASSVEKEPQLPPKQGIQITDVIIEEPEVNLIKLTPESEIATDQSSSPNSTRRSLRFLEKKNTSPKITVKTVEESSNDIPVPETTATTPIKNFSIILEPTSLSSQDTAPEPINKTDAPGAQQNKIQQNRLSIAIAKFTKELNTEAINKSNCNKSWSDADNKQSTIKRQRTRSWTTLSASNDSQFYSDNESAKNKIKNSITSTSLLLNKSGSGDGSLNASLNQSISKTLNSKRKKKDSMNFIVENINEPSDKITIDNIEKESENQTLSLGQNDTKNHNTITSELLEKGPSGDIKAMSYIEDSDSNSEKINTNTRHEHEDQCVPEVEHTGEISPLKVNSFTSDLDKNEQNIFNNNELIQRTDSEPMDCEPMDIDETMPENIIIPEMQTAELNTTGRESTSVHLSNLSNEEIVNKSERKSSSTQNLDKSEIETKSTLILSQIKDTSTGDINNAVKSPQVINNKLLSKSVDDLNITQENEIKKNLSLHCSTSTPLQDKNIKKFKETHVNISITSTQNKESKNTNKEIPNISKDQYKSISKTEESESSEDENLREPIYTGNGKNKGKGKKSSKIQTSIIQSETAPTSSKEKIETDENTLNEYRSNVNDEDVLTHQQRNESELEDVSLDKKSNTPMPKIKDSKKNESSSEESEEEIESDDDATEKSNLIDYEALDAGYDYESGDSQDESERRYQKEHEVLDKGETLTTDEEFSDDSDYEKDSFIVSSNEDDDELLDGSDDDLSMSDKELKMTAKSKKKYNERKSKEQKEASKEMFESRHKLNSSNKSTNSETNKTKKNRRQQISSSESEEDIKPRKNRLRLNSTKEASLLADKSEHKISIRKSKQLPDSDSSSAESIPIEREMTICNETIQESDPLLAQIKTEPKTPLRSVNSTIAFIDSEEVDNGQINKNESTKTQSEFLDPLQATMVADYDDDSISSVDEDIIQNYDSILKDLNKNSKVQPKVCDFSLNLDNKNKKKKEKPAIIDELNLTRVKSEKPKNKQNKEPSVNEILPQKDDDEDSSDSIDLHLLFSEDSNDSDASSLQNKLKAASTDSEEIIPLKRTEAKTDIRESKDNEDVSFFIDTVGSHTDSLNKPNNLCLKEDRNQSTENINFAMDKLVNKSRSKITTKESFEDDAPLEISYQKEKSSKRKSMAQDNIDIVMDQTDVCDQSTNKSLVKTPTSGKKKKRQSEPHLEEHHENVANQSLTISKMKSLDSQKKMTDIKALADNQEVPIKSGTNDKIKRKKSANHSAADKTASIQDIQEVPIKLDTDEKKRRKKSASNPSAADKTESIPVEIPQNIETSSKKRKRNSSLNTTKEETLPTDVDTAKALNKSIVGIKKKKRKIVTQDDILTDETNKRRNKKRKEREDDETSSTKVLKVNIFDKVPRLPPTLLEKLEDVPHKEVPSKKSKVISTTQFHVQETQKRKNKPSNYLEESVCLNESRENRRNKKKRLETPKVLPFVPTASTSCTGFTSNFKINVLPSDITFGVQSNTINSFRGNYLHAPKIKKLGTYDLYRKQRNMKLSKF comes from the exons AAAAAGACAGCTGCAAAAGATGTAGCAGTACCTGAAGAGAAGCCAGTGACTCCAGCAAGACGTAGTACAAGAGTCAAATCTAACACCAGCATCATATCTGAGACTGCTCTTGCAGTTGATTCACCCAGAGCCAGAAGAGCTTCACGAAGAGCATCATTAGCTG GCAGTGATAGTGAAGCGCCCTTAACACCTATCAGACAAACCCGCAGAACTAGAAAAGATTCAGCATCCAGTGTTGAAAAAG AACCTCAACTTCCTCCTAAACAAGGAATACAAATAACAGACGTTATTATTGAAGAACCtgaagttaatttaataaaattgacgCCTGAGTCTGAAATAGCAACTGACCAAAGTAGTTCACCCAACAGTACTCGCAGAAGTCTTCGCTTTTTGGAGAAAAAAAACACTTCTCCCAAGATAACAGTTAAAACAGTTGAAGAATCCAGTAATGATATACCAGTTCCAGAAACTACAGCAACCACACCTATTAAAAATTTTAGTATTATACTAGAGCCTACAAGCCTGTCTTCACAAGATACTGCACCTGaaccaataaataaaactgaTGCTCCTGGTGctcaacaaaataaaattcaacaaaatagaCTTTCAATAGCCATTGCTAAATTTACTAAGGAACTAAATACAGAAGCCATAAACAAGTCAAATTGCAATAAAAGTTGGTCAGATGCAGATAATAAACAAAGTACAATAAAAAGACAGCGAACCAGATCATGGACAACTCTATCTGCCTCAAATGACAGTCAATTTTACAGTGATAATGAAAGcgctaaaaataaaatcaaaaatagtATTACATCAACTTCGCTGCTTCTAAACAAATCTGGATCAGGAGATGGTTCATTAAATGCAAGTTTAAACCAGAGTATATCAAAAACATTAAATtcgaaaagaaaaaagaaagacaGCATGAACTTTATAGTTGAAAACATAAATGAGCCTTCAGACAAAATAACTATTGACAATATTGAAAAGGAATCGGAAAATCAAACGCTATCACTTGGTCAAAATGACACAAAAAATCATAATACAATAACAAGTGAACTCCTAGAAAAAGGGCCAAGCGGGGATATAAAAGCTATGAGTTATATCGAAGATTCTGATTCAAATTCTGAAaagataaatacaaatacaagaCATGAACATGAGGACCAATGTGTTCCTGAAGTAGAGCACACTGGTGAAATATCTCCATTAAAAGTAAACTCATTCACATCAGATTTAGataaaaatgaacaaaatatCTTTAACAATAACGAGCTAATTCAAAGAACAGATAGTGAACCAATGGATTGTGAACCAATGGATATTGATGAAACAATGCCcgaaaatataattatacctGAAATGCAAACCGCTGAACTGAATACAACTGGAAGAGAATCTACTAGTGTCCACCTTTCTAATTTATCCAATGAAGAAATAGTAAATAAATCTGAAAGAAAGTCTTCCTCTACTCAAAACTTGGATAAAAGTGAAATTGAAACAAAAAGTACTCTTATACTGTCACAAATAAAGGACACTTCTACAGGGGATATCAACAACGCAGTCAAGTCACCACAAGTCATAAATAACAAGCTCCTCTCGAAATCTGTGGATGATTTAAACATTACTCAAGAAAATGAAATCAAGAAAAATTTATCTCTGCATTGTTCGACAAGTACCCCTTTGCaagataaaaatatcaaaaagttTAAAGAAACCCATGTTAACATTTCAATAACTTCCACTCAGAACAAGGAAagtaaaaatacaaacaaagaAATACCTAATATATCTAAGGATCAATATAAAAGTATCTCTAAAACGGAAGAGAGCGAGTCGTCAGAGGATGAAAATTTAAGAGAACCTATTTATACTGgaaatggtaaaaataaaggCAAAggcaaaaaatcatcaaaaataCAAACAAGTATTATTCAAAGTGAAACTGCCCCCACATcatcaaaagaaaaaattgaaaCTGATGAGAATACATTGAATGAATACCGTAGTAACGTAAATGACGAGGATGTACTGACACACCAACAGAGAAATGAAAGCGAATTAGAAGATGTATCGCTTGATAAAAAATCGAACACACCAATGCCTAAAATTAAAGATTCCAAGAAAAATGAATCAAGCTCGGAAGAATCAGAAGAGGAAATTGAATCAGATGATGACGCCACagaaaaaagtaatttaattgATTATGAAGCACTTGATGCGGGTTACGACTATGAATCTGGTGACAGTCAAGATGAAAGTGAACGACGGTATCAAAAAGAACATGAAGTTCTAGACAAAGGTGAAACATTAACAACAGACGAGGAATTCTCAGATGACTCGGATTATGAAAAAGATTCATTCATAGTGAGTTCGAATGAAGATGATGACGAATTATTAGACGGTTCAGATGATGATCTGTCTATGAGTGACAAAGAACTTAAAATGACCGCTAAGTCCAAGAAAAAATACAATGAACGAAAAAGTAAAGAACAAAAGGAAGCCTCCAAAGAGATGTTTGAGTCGCGGCATAAATTAAACTCTTCTAATAAGAGTACAAATTCAGAAACcaataaaactaaaaagaaCAGACGCCAACAAATAAGTTCTTCAGAGTCCGAGGAAGATATTAAACCAAGAAAAAATAGACTGAGACTAAACTCAACCAAAGAGGCTAGCTTACTTGCAGACAAAAGTGAGCACAAGATTTCAATAAGGAAAAGCAAACAGCTGCCTGATAGCGATAGCAGTAGTGCGGAAAGTATTCCAATAGAAAGAGAAATGACTATCTGTAATGAAACTATACAAGAAAGTGACCCATTACTTGCTCAGATAAAAACAGAGCCAAAGACACCTCTTAGAAGTGTCAACTCTACCATAGCGTTTATTGATTCTGAGGAAGTTGACAATGgccaaattaataaaaatgagtCAACAAAGACTCAATCTGAGTTTCTTGACCCATTACAGGCTACAATGGTTGCCGATTATGATGACGATTCCATCAGTAGTGTTGATGAAGACATAATACAGAATTATGACTCAATACTAAAAGATTTAAACAAAAACAGCAAGGTACAACCTAAAGTCTGTGACTTTTCATTAAACCTTGAcaataaaaacaagaaaaaaaaagagaagCCTGCTATAATTGACGAATTAAATTTAACTCGAGTGAAATCTGAGAAACCAAAAAATAAGCAGAATAAAGAACCTAGTGTAAACGAAATATTACCGCAAAAAGATGACGATGAAGACTCGTCGGATTCTATAGATCTACATTTATTGTTCTCTGAAGACAGCAATGATAGTGATGCATCCTCACTGCAAAATAAATTGAAGGCTGCCAGTACTGATTCAGAAGAAATTATACCATTGAAAAGAACAGAAGCAAAAACAGACATTCGTGAAAGTAAAG ACAATGAAGATGTAAGCTTTTTTATTGATACTGTGGGATCGCACACAGATTCATTGAATAAACCAAATAATCTTTGTCTAAAAGAGGATAGAAATCAATCTACTGAAAACATCA ACTTTGCAATGGACAAATTAGTAAATAAGTCACGTAGTAAAATAACAACCAAAGAAAGTTTCGAAGATGATGCGCCACTTGAGATTTCGTATCAAAAAGAAAAGAGTTCAAAGCGAAAATCCATGGCACAAGATAACATTGATATTGTGATGGATCAAACAG ATGTATGTGACCAATCTACAAACAAGTCATTGGTCAAAACTCCTACCAGTGGAAAGAAAAAGAAGCGACAGTCAGAACCGCATCTCGAAGAACATCATG aAAATGTGGCCAATCAATCGTTGACCATTTCAAAAATGAAGTCACTGGACAGCCAAAAGAAAATGACTGACATCAAGGCACTtgcag ATAATCAAGAGGTTCCAATTAAATCGGGTACCAACGATAAGATAAAACGCAAGAAATCTGCTAACCATAGTGCTGCAGACAAAACTGCCTCTATACaag ATATTCAAGAGGTTCCAATTAAATTGGATACAGACGAAAAGAAGAGACGCAAGAAATCTGCTTCTAACCCTAGTGCAGCAGACAAAACTGAATCTATTCCAG TGGAAATTCCTCAAAATATTGAAACAAGTTCTAAAAAACGCAAGAGGAATTCTTCTCTCAATACTACAAAAGAGGAAACTCTACCTACag ATGTGGACACTGCCAAAGCATTAAACAAGTCAATAGTtggtattaaaaagaaaaaacgcaAGATCGTAACCCAGGATGATATTCTAACAG atGAAACAAATAAAAGGAGAAACAAAAAACGCAAAGAACGAGAAGACGACGAAACATCTTCTACaaag gtGCTGAAAGTAAATATCTTCGACAAAGTGCCTCGTCTACCACCCACCTTGTTGGAGAAATTAGAGGATGTGCCACACAAGGAAGTTCCTTCTAAGAAGTCTAAAGTGATATCTACAACACAATTCCATGTTCAAGAAACACAGAAGAGAAAGAATAAACCATCAAACTATCTAGAAGAAAGTGTTTGTCTCAACGAGTCACGTGAAAATAGAAGAAACAAAAAGAAACGTCTTGAAACCCCAAAAGTGCTACCATTTGTGCCCACCGCTTCAACCTCTTGCACTGGTTTTACGTCTAACTTCAAAATTAACGTATTACCCAGTGATATAACATTTGGAGTCCAATCCAACACAATAAATAGTTTCAGGGGCAATTATTTGCATGCTCCAAAAATAAAGAAGTTAGGCACATACGACTTGTACAGAAAGCAGAGAAATATGAAgttatcaaaattttaa